Proteins from a genomic interval of Chroococcidiopsis thermalis PCC 7203:
- a CDS encoding type II toxin-antitoxin system HicA family toxin, translating into MEVREVIRLIGENGWYLARTRGSHRQYKHPTKSGLVTVPGKLSDDLAPGTLDSILKQAGLK; encoded by the coding sequence ATGGAAGTTAGAGAAGTAATTAGACTTATCGGGGAAAATGGTTGGTATTTAGCTCGAACTAGAGGTAGCCATCGTCAATACAAACACCCTACAAAATCTGGCTTAGTTACTGTTCCAGGAAAGCTGAGCGACGATCTTGCACCAGGAACATTAGATAGTATTTTAAAGCAGGCAGGTTTAAAGTAA
- a CDS encoding type II toxin-antitoxin system HicB family antitoxin, whose product MRYLIIIEETTTGYSAYSPDLPGCVSTGETREELEQNMREAIEFHLEGLKLEGYKIPQPSTSSVYIEVAA is encoded by the coding sequence ATGCGGTATCTAATTATTATTGAGGAAACAACAACTGGTTATTCAGCATATTCACCCGATTTACCTGGGTGTGTCTCCACTGGTGAAACTCGTGAAGAGTTGGAGCAAAATATGCGCGAAGCAATAGAGTTTCATTTAGAGGGACTTAAGTTAGAAGGTTACAAAATTCCTCAGCCGTCTACGTCATCTGTTTATATTGAAGTAGCAGCTTGA